CCTCGAGGAGACGCTCAAGAACGACAAGGCGAAGACCAACATCCTCAAGATCTCCGAACTCGGCCTGGTGGAGATGACCCGCAAGCGGGTGCGCGAGAGCATCGGCCGCACCCTCTGCGAGCCCTGCCCCTATTGCGAGGGGAAGGGCTACGTCAAGAGCCGCATCACGGTAGCCTACGAGATCTTCCGCGAACTGCGCCGGGAGATTCGCGACCTGCCCGGCTATCGCCTGACCCTGCTGGTCCATCCCGATATCGCCTCCCTGCTTTACGACGAGGAGCGTCAGGGGGTCGAGGAGATCGAGCGGCGCTTCGAAAAGCAGATCGCCATTACCGCCCGCCAGGGCTTCCACATCGAGCAGTTTGAAATCATGGTGGGGTGAAATTTCCCCTTGACAGCACGGCCTGAGGGCGAATATAGTGCCCCGTTACCGGTAACAGAAGATCAATTGAGAGCGAGGTGAATTTTTGATGTATGCGGTGATCAAGACCGGAGGAAAACAGTACAAAGTTTCCGAAGGAGACCTGTTGAAGGTCGAGAAAATCGACGGCGCGGTGGGTGATTCCATCGAGTTGAACGAGGTCCTCATGGTCGGTGGCGAAGAGGTAAAAATCGGAACACCCCTTCTCCCGGGTGCGAAAGTCAAGGCGCGGATCGTCGAGCAGGACAAGGACAAGAAAGTCCTCGTCTTTCACTCCAAGCGGCGCAAGGGCTATCGCAAGGCCTACGGACACCGTCAGCCCATCACTCGCCTGAAGATTACAGGCATCGAGGCTTAAGGAGGTTTTTCCATGGCACACAAAAAAGGCGTCGGCAGTTCCCGTAACGGCCGCGACAGCGCAGGCAAACGCCTGGGCGTGAAGCGTTTCGGCGGCGAAAACGTGACCGCCGGTTCGATTCTGGTCCGCCAGCGTGGAACGACCTTCCACCCCGGCAACAACGTCGGCTGCGGCAAGGACTACACTCTCTTCGCCCTGGTCGACGGCGTGGTCAAGTTCGAGCGCAAGGACAAGACCCGGCAGAAGATCAGCGTTTACCCGGCCTGATCCGTTCCGGCGGCACAGCCGAAAAAATGGAAGCCCGAGGTTCGCGCTGCGGACTTCGGGCTTTTTTAGTATTT
Above is a genomic segment from Desulfuromonadales bacterium containing:
- the rplU gene encoding 50S ribosomal protein L21, which translates into the protein MYAVIKTGGKQYKVSEGDLLKVEKIDGAVGDSIELNEVLMVGGEEVKIGTPLLPGAKVKARIVEQDKDKKVLVFHSKRRKGYRKAYGHRQPITRLKITGIEA
- the rpmA gene encoding 50S ribosomal protein L27, which codes for MAHKKGVGSSRNGRDSAGKRLGVKRFGGENVTAGSILVRQRGTTFHPGNNVGCGKDYTLFALVDGVVKFERKDKTRQKISVYPA